GTCCGTGTTCAAGCCCTCATTCCTAGGGAGTGGTACCCTAAGATGAGAAAGCTAATGGAGAAGAGGGGCTATACATCTGTAAGCGAGTACATCAGGGACTTGGTTAGGAGGAGCATTGAGGTTGAGGGAGATGGTTAGGAGGA
The Fervidicoccaceae archaeon genome window above contains:
- a CDS encoding ribbon-helix-helix domain-containing protein, yielding MSSRYVRVQALIPREWYPKMRKLMEKRGYTSVSEYIRDLVRRSIEVEGDG